A region from the Inhella inkyongensis genome encodes:
- the dksA gene encoding RNA polymerase-binding protein DksA, translated as MSKTLTPKTAASPATKAPAKAAAKAGGNEAWRSKPGQELTDAEVLAMPDSEYMNEQQLAFFRAKLQALRDSILSNAGETTEHLREDTTIVPDPADRATIEEEHALELRTRDRERKLLKKIMQSIGRLDTGEYGYCDETGEPIGLGRLIARPTATLSLEAQQRREMKQKMFGD; from the coding sequence GTGAGCAAGACCCTGACCCCCAAAACCGCTGCGAGCCCAGCCACCAAGGCGCCGGCCAAGGCCGCGGCCAAGGCGGGCGGCAACGAGGCTTGGCGTAGCAAGCCCGGTCAAGAGCTGACCGACGCAGAAGTCCTCGCCATGCCTGACAGCGAGTACATGAACGAGCAGCAGCTGGCCTTCTTCCGCGCCAAGCTGCAGGCCCTGCGCGACAGCATCCTGTCCAATGCCGGTGAGACGACCGAGCATCTGCGCGAAGACACCACCATCGTTCCCGATCCGGCCGACCGCGCCACCATCGAGGAAGAGCATGCGCTGGAGCTGCGCACCCGCGACCGCGAGCGCAAGCTCTTGAAGAAGATCATGCAGTCGATCGGTCGCCTGGACACCGGCGAGTACGGCTACTGCGACGAGACCGGCGAGCCGATCGGACTGGGCCGCCTGATTGCCCGACCGACCGCCACGCTGTCGCTCGAAGCCCAGCAACGCCGGGAAATGAAACAGAAGATGTTCGGGGATTGA
- a CDS encoding STAS domain-containing protein, with protein sequence MAEDPKQSESFLRKVARFVANPTTDWKEINSRQDDPESELAKAELKAMIERKRRNDFVRKREFDMLRRLRREGLTPEQLAAAGAQNSSVISDADRPAGEAMRDDVAVKDKIDQIEQQMVKEGFRPSVVPRAAPAGALPNLENTTQAAHFAPTQPALPPSAPAAAVMHAGVSPPSEGPPSMLPTLPPLEMNVSFDAVTDVTPEPPTFDLVLSPTEAPSEEQELAHDPELDEAVIAFANGDNEACERALTELTQAGGPRNLHADTWLVRFDFYRATGQHAQFESLALEYVHLFGLSAPQWFSLPKLVAEGRRLERPAPAAPVGPQITGVTWTCPELLDLEGLALLKKRVETAPLPWVLDWSALTRLEAEAREPLTDLMRQWAKQSTEMRWQGGEQLLDQLRELTPVGERDTDTGWWMLRLEVLRVLNRPDQFDEAAIDYCVTYEVSPPSWDAARCKVRMSHGAMSTHGPSTNMPPSGTLGFLDSGLVEEAGGSDQAQVELSGQLIGDITEVLRKINSQVGSAVQVRVACPKLIRLDFIAAGDLLNWVLAQRSEHRAVQFVDAHRLVAHFFGAMGINEHARIKVRVV encoded by the coding sequence ATGGCCGAAGATCCCAAACAATCTGAGAGCTTCCTGCGCAAGGTCGCGCGCTTTGTCGCCAATCCCACCACGGATTGGAAGGAAATCAACTCGCGCCAGGACGATCCCGAGAGCGAACTGGCAAAGGCCGAACTCAAGGCCATGATCGAGCGCAAGCGGCGCAACGACTTCGTGCGCAAGCGCGAGTTCGACATGCTGCGCCGCCTGCGACGCGAAGGCCTCACCCCAGAGCAACTGGCCGCTGCGGGCGCTCAGAACAGCTCGGTCATCAGCGACGCCGATCGTCCCGCTGGCGAGGCCATGCGCGACGACGTCGCGGTCAAAGACAAGATCGACCAGATCGAGCAACAGATGGTGAAAGAGGGCTTCCGGCCCTCGGTGGTGCCGCGCGCCGCCCCGGCCGGTGCCCTCCCCAACCTGGAAAACACCACGCAGGCGGCGCATTTCGCCCCCACCCAGCCGGCGCTGCCGCCCAGCGCGCCTGCCGCCGCCGTGATGCACGCCGGCGTGTCGCCGCCCAGCGAGGGGCCGCCCAGCATGCTACCGACCTTGCCGCCGCTGGAAATGAATGTGAGCTTTGACGCCGTCACCGACGTGACGCCGGAGCCGCCGACATTCGACCTGGTGCTCAGCCCCACCGAAGCCCCCTCCGAGGAACAGGAGCTGGCCCACGATCCCGAGTTGGATGAGGCCGTCATCGCCTTCGCCAACGGCGACAACGAGGCCTGCGAGCGCGCCCTGACTGAGTTGACCCAGGCCGGCGGCCCCCGCAACCTGCACGCCGACACCTGGCTGGTGCGCTTTGATTTCTACCGCGCCACCGGCCAGCATGCCCAGTTCGAGTCACTCGCGCTGGAGTACGTGCACCTGTTTGGCCTCTCGGCGCCGCAATGGTTCTCGCTGCCCAAGCTGGTGGCCGAGGGGCGCCGCCTGGAGCGCCCGGCACCCGCCGCCCCGGTCGGCCCGCAGATCACCGGAGTCACCTGGACTTGTCCGGAGTTGCTGGACCTGGAGGGGCTGGCACTGCTGAAGAAGCGCGTCGAGACGGCCCCGCTGCCCTGGGTGTTGGACTGGAGCGCGCTGACCCGCCTCGAAGCCGAGGCGCGCGAGCCGCTGACCGATCTGATGCGCCAATGGGCCAAACAAAGCACCGAGATGCGCTGGCAGGGCGGCGAACAGTTGCTGGATCAATTGCGCGAACTCACCCCAGTGGGCGAGCGCGACACCGACACCGGCTGGTGGATGCTGCGCCTGGAAGTGCTGCGGGTTCTGAACCGCCCAGACCAGTTCGACGAGGCCGCCATCGACTACTGCGTGACCTATGAGGTGTCGCCACCCTCCTGGGATGCGGCACGCTGCAAAGTGCGCATGAGCCATGGCGCCATGTCCACCCATGGGCCTAGCACCAATATGCCGCCCAGTGGGACGCTGGGTTTCCTCGACTCCGGGCTGGTCGAAGAGGCTGGCGGCAGCGATCAAGCCCAGGTCGAGTTGTCCGGTCAATTGATTGGCGACATCACCGAGGTGCTGCGCAAGATCAACAGCCAGGTGGGCAGCGCGGTCCAGGTGCGCGTGGCCTGCCCGAAGCTGATCCGCCTGGACTTCATCGCCGCCGGCGATCTGCTGAACTGGGTACTGGCCCAGCGCTCAGAACATCGCGCCGTACAGTTCGTCGACGCCCATCGCCTGGTCGCCCATTTCTTTGGCGCCATGGGCATCAATGAGCATGCGCGGATCAAGGTAAGGGTGGTTTGA
- the hslV gene encoding ATP-dependent protease subunit HslV, protein MSDSPVFHGTTILSVRRNGVVAIGGDGQVTLGHIVVKGSARKVRKLHRDQVLAGFAGATADAFTLFERFEAKLEKHQGHLIRAAVELTKDWRTDRVLRRLEAMLAVADREHSLIITGNGDVLEPEEGVVAIGSGGAYAQASALALLRHSSLSAPEIVKQSLTIAGDLCIYTNQSHTIEILE, encoded by the coding sequence ATGAGTGACTCCCCCGTCTTCCACGGAACGACGATTCTTTCGGTGCGCCGCAATGGCGTCGTTGCCATCGGCGGCGATGGTCAGGTCACGCTCGGCCACATCGTCGTCAAGGGCAGCGCGCGCAAGGTGCGCAAGCTGCATCGCGATCAGGTGCTGGCCGGCTTCGCCGGCGCCACGGCCGATGCCTTCACCCTGTTCGAGCGCTTCGAGGCCAAGCTGGAAAAGCACCAAGGCCACCTGATCCGGGCTGCGGTCGAACTGACCAAGGATTGGCGCACCGACCGCGTGCTCCGCCGTCTGGAGGCCATGCTGGCCGTGGCCGATCGCGAGCACAGCCTGATCATCACCGGCAATGGCGATGTGCTGGAGCCAGAAGAAGGCGTGGTCGCCATTGGAAGTGGGGGCGCCTATGCGCAGGCCTCCGCCCTGGCCCTGCTGCGCCACTCTTCATTGAGCGCGCCTGAAATCGTCAAGCAGTCGCTGACCATCGCCGGCGATCTGTGCATCTATACCAATCAATCCCACACGATAGAGATCCTGGAATGA
- the hslU gene encoding ATP-dependent protease ATPase subunit HslU translates to MSSMTPQEIVSELDRFVVGQAQAKRAVAIALRNRWRRQQVEGSLRHEISPKNILMIGPTGVGKTEIARRLAKLADAPFIKVEATKFTEVGYVGKDVDTIIRDLMEIAVKQEREAQIKLKRAQAEDAAEERILDALVPPPRAMGFGDEPAKADNTARQVMRKRLREGQLDDKEIELDLADKAPTMEILGPQGMEEMAEQLKGLFGQMAAGKKSARKLKIREARAALLDEEAGKLVNEDEIKQAALTKTEQSGIVFIDEIDKVASRSEGQGAEVSRQGVQRDLLPLVEGSTVSTKYGMVKTDHILFIASGAFHLAKPSDLIPELQGRFPIRVELQALSVADFEAILTSTHASLIKQYQALLATEGVTLNFAPEAIAQIARTAFEVNERTENIGARRLSTVLERLLEEISFDAPNRGGQTLSVDAALVKERLGELAANEDLSRFIL, encoded by the coding sequence ATGAGTTCCATGACCCCGCAGGAGATCGTCTCCGAACTCGACCGCTTCGTCGTCGGTCAGGCCCAGGCCAAGCGCGCCGTGGCCATTGCGCTGCGCAACCGCTGGCGTCGCCAGCAGGTCGAGGGCAGCCTGCGCCATGAGATCTCGCCCAAGAACATCCTGATGATCGGCCCCACCGGCGTGGGCAAGACCGAGATCGCGCGTCGCTTGGCCAAACTGGCCGACGCGCCCTTCATCAAGGTGGAGGCCACCAAGTTCACCGAGGTGGGCTATGTCGGCAAAGACGTCGACACCATCATTCGCGACCTGATGGAGATTGCCGTCAAGCAGGAGCGCGAAGCCCAGATCAAGCTCAAGCGCGCCCAGGCCGAGGACGCCGCCGAGGAGCGCATCCTCGATGCCCTGGTGCCGCCCCCCCGCGCCATGGGGTTTGGCGACGAGCCGGCCAAGGCCGACAACACCGCCCGCCAGGTCATGCGCAAGCGCCTGCGCGAGGGCCAGTTGGACGACAAGGAGATTGAGCTCGACCTGGCCGACAAGGCGCCGACGATGGAAATCCTCGGCCCCCAGGGCATGGAGGAAATGGCCGAACAACTCAAGGGGCTGTTCGGCCAGATGGCCGCCGGCAAGAAGAGCGCCCGCAAGCTCAAGATCCGTGAGGCCCGCGCCGCCTTGCTGGACGAAGAAGCCGGCAAGCTGGTCAATGAGGACGAGATTAAGCAGGCCGCGCTGACCAAGACCGAGCAAAGCGGCATCGTCTTCATCGATGAGATCGACAAGGTGGCTTCGCGCAGCGAGGGTCAGGGTGCCGAAGTCAGCCGCCAGGGCGTGCAGCGCGACCTGCTGCCGCTGGTCGAGGGCAGCACGGTCAGCACCAAGTACGGCATGGTCAAGACCGACCACATCCTCTTCATCGCCAGCGGCGCCTTCCACCTGGCCAAGCCCAGTGATCTGATTCCGGAGTTGCAGGGCCGCTTCCCCATCCGCGTGGAGCTTCAGGCCCTGAGCGTGGCCGACTTTGAGGCCATCCTGACCAGCACGCACGCCAGCCTGATCAAGCAGTACCAGGCCCTGCTGGCCACCGAGGGCGTCACGCTGAATTTCGCGCCCGAGGCCATTGCCCAGATCGCCCGCACCGCCTTCGAGGTCAACGAGCGCACCGAGAACATCGGTGCCCGCCGCCTGTCCACGGTGCTGGAGCGCTTGCTGGAGGAAATCAGTTTTGACGCGCCCAACCGTGGCGGTCAGACCCTGAGCGTCGACGCCGCCCTGGTGAAGGAGCGCCTGGGCGAACTGGCGGCCAACGAGGACCTGAGCCGCTTCATCCTGTGA
- a CDS encoding potassium channel family protein — MPALSDKHSALHTQARWHWLVLAALLATIPAFYIELLEASPHAVGRGVYLLAALALGLAQWQLARLHAQARLYLRRQWLDGLLVLGLLASAVAPASGEFGLPLLLRFAVAGLSLLRMTDILRPWITRGSLRHVLALSAAVLGVCGIGFWLLEPRAQTIGNGLWLAFTTAATVGYGDIVPTTLASKIFAVFVVLMGYAAISLVTASIAAVWVESTERKIEQDILRELHAEVRALREELRALKQDSTR, encoded by the coding sequence ATGCCCGCCCTTAGCGATAAGCACAGCGCCCTCCACACCCAGGCCCGCTGGCATTGGCTGGTGCTGGCGGCCCTGCTGGCCACCATCCCGGCCTTCTACATCGAGTTGCTGGAAGCCTCACCCCATGCGGTGGGCCGGGGCGTCTACCTGCTGGCCGCGCTGGCCTTGGGGCTGGCGCAATGGCAGCTGGCCCGGCTGCACGCCCAGGCCCGGCTCTATTTGCGCCGCCAGTGGCTGGATGGATTGCTGGTGCTGGGCCTGTTGGCCAGCGCCGTGGCGCCGGCCAGCGGCGAGTTCGGCCTGCCGCTGCTGCTGCGTTTTGCGGTCGCGGGCCTCAGCCTGCTGCGCATGACGGACATCCTGCGTCCCTGGATCACGCGCGGCAGCCTGCGTCATGTGCTGGCTCTGAGCGCGGCGGTGCTGGGCGTTTGCGGCATTGGCTTCTGGCTGCTGGAGCCCCGGGCACAGACGATTGGAAATGGTCTGTGGCTGGCCTTCACCACGGCCGCGACCGTGGGCTATGGCGACATCGTGCCCACCACCCTGGCCTCCAAGATCTTCGCCGTCTTCGTGGTGCTGATGGGCTACGCGGCGATCTCGCTCGTCACTGCCAGCATTGCCGCCGTCTGGGTCGAGAGCACAGAACGCAAGATCGAGCAGGACATCCTGCGCGAGCTGCATGCCGAGGTGCGCGCCCTGCGCGAGGAGCTCAGGGCGCTTAAGCAGGACTCAACGCGCTAG